A DNA window from Vigna angularis cultivar LongXiaoDou No.4 chromosome 1, ASM1680809v1, whole genome shotgun sequence contains the following coding sequences:
- the LOC108343701 gene encoding homeobox protein SBH1 isoform X1 has product MEGGSNEASSVMGFGENTSSSGVCPMMMMPLVTSHHGGHHPLNPNLNNPNRNLNENTNTNTLFIPMPSTNNNHHPNRNSIHDINHNTNTSELGYFMEIHNRNTNNNNDGSSSSSSSAVKAKIMAHPHYHRLLAAYVNCQKQVGAPPEVVARLEEACASSAVTMAGGTARIGEDPALDQFMEAYCEMLIKYEQELSKPFKDAMLFLQRIECQFKSLTISSSDTACNEGGDRNGSSEEIDVQNNIIDPQAEDQELKGQLLRKYRGYLGSLKQEFTKKRKKGKLPKEARQQLLDWWSRHYKWPYPSESQKLALAESTGLDQKQINNWFINQRKRHWKPSEDMQFVVVDPNHPHYYMENVLANPFPDLSHTML; this is encoded by the exons ATGGAGGGTGGTTCTAACGAGGCTTCTAGTGTGATGGGTTTTGGAGAGAATACAAGTAGTAGTGGGGTTTGTCCAATGATGATGATGCCTTTAGTGACTTCTCATCATGGTGGACATCATCCATTAAATCCTAATCTTAATAATCCCAATCGTAATCTTAAtgaaaacacaaacacaaacactcTCTTCATTCCCATGCCTAGTACTAATAACAATCACCACCCAAACCGCAATAGCATCCACGACATTAACCACAACACCAACACCTCTGAGTTAGGGTATTTCATGGAGATCCACAACCGCAACACGAACAACAACAACGATGGAagttcctcctcttcttcttccgcTGTGAAGGCCAAGATCATGGCCCATCCTCACTATCACCGTCTCTTGGCAGCCTACGTCAATTGTCAAAAG CAGGTTGGGGCGCCACCTGAAGTGGTGGCAAGGCTAGAAGAAGCATGTGCATCTTCTGCAGTGACTATGGCAGGTGGAACTGCTAGAATCGGTGAGGATCCGGCGCTGGACCAGTTCATGGAGGCTTACTGTGAGATGCTGATCAAGTACGAGCAAGAGCTCTCCAAACCCTTCAAGGACGCCATGCTCTTCCTTCAAAGGATCGAGTGCCAGTTCAAATCTCTTACTATTTCTTCTTCCGACACTG CTTGTAATGAAGGTGGTGATAGGAATGGATCGTCTGAAGAAATTGATGTACAGAACAACATAATAGATCCACAGGCAGAGGACCAAGAACTGAAAGGTCAACTGTTGCGTAAGTATCGGGGATACCTAGGTAGTTTGAAGCAGGAAttcacaaagaagagaaaaaagggGAAGCTGCCGAAAGAAGCAAGGCAACAATTACTTGATTGGTGGAGCAGACACTACAAATGGCCTTACCCATCT GAATCTCAGAAGCTGGCGCTTGCAGAATCAACAGGGCTGGATCAGAAGCAAATTAACAACTGGTTTATTAATCAAAGGAAACGGCACTGGAAGCCTTCTGAGGACATGCAATTCGTGGTGGttgatccaaaccatccacacTACTACATGGAAAATGTTCTTGCCAATCCCTTTCCCGATCTCTCCCACACAATGCtctag
- the LOC108343701 gene encoding homeobox protein SBH1 isoform X2, with protein sequence MEGGSNEASSVMGFGENTSSSGVCPMMMMPLVTSHHGGHHPLNPNLNNPNRNLNENTNTNTLFIPMPSTNNNHHPNRNSIHDINHNTNTSELGYFMEIHNRNTNNNNDGSSSSSSSAVKAKIMAHPHYHRLLAAYVNCQKVGAPPEVVARLEEACASSAVTMAGGTARIGEDPALDQFMEAYCEMLIKYEQELSKPFKDAMLFLQRIECQFKSLTISSSDTACNEGGDRNGSSEEIDVQNNIIDPQAEDQELKGQLLRKYRGYLGSLKQEFTKKRKKGKLPKEARQQLLDWWSRHYKWPYPSESQKLALAESTGLDQKQINNWFINQRKRHWKPSEDMQFVVVDPNHPHYYMENVLANPFPDLSHTML encoded by the exons ATGGAGGGTGGTTCTAACGAGGCTTCTAGTGTGATGGGTTTTGGAGAGAATACAAGTAGTAGTGGGGTTTGTCCAATGATGATGATGCCTTTAGTGACTTCTCATCATGGTGGACATCATCCATTAAATCCTAATCTTAATAATCCCAATCGTAATCTTAAtgaaaacacaaacacaaacactcTCTTCATTCCCATGCCTAGTACTAATAACAATCACCACCCAAACCGCAATAGCATCCACGACATTAACCACAACACCAACACCTCTGAGTTAGGGTATTTCATGGAGATCCACAACCGCAACACGAACAACAACAACGATGGAagttcctcctcttcttcttccgcTGTGAAGGCCAAGATCATGGCCCATCCTCACTATCACCGTCTCTTGGCAGCCTACGTCAATTGTCAAAAG GTTGGGGCGCCACCTGAAGTGGTGGCAAGGCTAGAAGAAGCATGTGCATCTTCTGCAGTGACTATGGCAGGTGGAACTGCTAGAATCGGTGAGGATCCGGCGCTGGACCAGTTCATGGAGGCTTACTGTGAGATGCTGATCAAGTACGAGCAAGAGCTCTCCAAACCCTTCAAGGACGCCATGCTCTTCCTTCAAAGGATCGAGTGCCAGTTCAAATCTCTTACTATTTCTTCTTCCGACACTG CTTGTAATGAAGGTGGTGATAGGAATGGATCGTCTGAAGAAATTGATGTACAGAACAACATAATAGATCCACAGGCAGAGGACCAAGAACTGAAAGGTCAACTGTTGCGTAAGTATCGGGGATACCTAGGTAGTTTGAAGCAGGAAttcacaaagaagagaaaaaagggGAAGCTGCCGAAAGAAGCAAGGCAACAATTACTTGATTGGTGGAGCAGACACTACAAATGGCCTTACCCATCT GAATCTCAGAAGCTGGCGCTTGCAGAATCAACAGGGCTGGATCAGAAGCAAATTAACAACTGGTTTATTAATCAAAGGAAACGGCACTGGAAGCCTTCTGAGGACATGCAATTCGTGGTGGttgatccaaaccatccacacTACTACATGGAAAATGTTCTTGCCAATCCCTTTCCCGATCTCTCCCACACAATGCtctag
- the LOC108330143 gene encoding pentatricopeptide repeat-containing protein At1g05600: protein MSIRWPRRLTPTYLSQIIRTQKNPIKALHIFNEAKSRYPNYCHNGPVYATMINILGTSGRLTEMRDVIEQMREDSCECKDSVFVSVIKTYANAGQVDEAMSLYKTIPQFNFVESSCGWEVRSRVRALNLLMYALCQKSRSDLALQLFQEMDYQSCYPNRDSYAILMKGLCQDRRLHEATHLLYSMFWRISQKGNGEDIVVYRTLLDALCDAGKLEEAVEILGKILRKGLKAPKRCYNHPDLGRFLDGKHIESAKHVIHLPSLHSLFDPKKLQAGHKIACGIPVLLEISKEVRLGLELRRQREIGKKGKVELKGWKKEEEKEEKEKVVMRRNAMGIWEEESWGRG, encoded by the exons ATGAGCATAAGATGGCCAAGACGATTGACACCAACCTATCTCTCTCAGATTATAAGAACCCAGAAAAACCCAATAAAGGCTCTTCACATTTTCAATGAAGCCAAATCCAGGTACCCCAATTACTGCCACAATGGTCCTGTTTATGCCACCATGATCAACATCCTTGGAACATCAGGGAGGCTGACTGAGATGAGAGATGTGATTGAGCAGATGAGAGAGGATTCATGTGAATGCAAGGATTCTGTTTTTGTGTCTGTTATTAAGACATATGCCAATGCTGGCCAGGTAGATGAAGCAATGTCTCTGTACAAAACAATTCCTCAGTTTAACTTTGTTGAGAGCTCTTGTGGTTGGGAAGTGAGGTCTCGGGTTCGAGCATTGAACTTGCTTATGTATGCTCTTTGCCAGAAGAGTCGCTCTGATTTGGCACTACAGTTATTCCAAGAGATGGATTATCAAAGTTGCTACCCTAATAGGGACAGCTATGCAATTTTGATGAAGGGATTGTGCCAAGACAGGAGGTTACATGAGGCCACCCATTTGTTGTATTCAATGTTTTGGAGGATCTCACAGAAAGGTAATGGTGAGGATATTGTAGTCTATAGAACTCTTTTGGATGCTTTATGTGATGCTGGAAAACTTGAAGAAGCTGTGGAGATTCTAGGTAAAATTTTGAGGAAAGGACTGAAGGCTCCGAAGCGATGTTATAACCATCCTGATCTTGGCCGGTTCTTGGATGGCAAACATATAGAAAGTGCTAAACATGTGATTCAT TTACCAAGCTTGCATTCACTTTTTGACCCAAAAAAACTACAAGCAGGGCATAAGATTGCTTGTGGAATCCCTGTCCT TTTGGAGATTTCGAAAGAGGTGAGGTTAGGGTTAGAATTGAGAAGACAGAGAGAGATTGGGAAAAAGGGGAAGGTGGAATTGAAAGggtggaagaaggaggaagagaaggaggagaaggagaaggtggTGATGAGAAGGAACGCCATGGGCATATGGGAGGAAGAGAGTTGGGGCAGAGGTTGA
- the LOC108336453 gene encoding uncharacterized protein LOC108336453, whose product MDTNGRSRSRSSPCASPEFEFWMVRNPSFPQPNILSADQLFVNGVLLPLHLLNKPHPPHHPPDPEPQPQSEPSPAITDSTSAATPSKRWKDIFKKKNAESSNDAKKKEKKNGLASSAELNINIWPFSRSRSAGNAGTRPKLFAPAARKANSAPCSRSNSSGESKSKKWPTSPGRAGVHLGRSSPVWQVRRGKNPEPPPLHHDNKPKSRRSKLGGGSSNPKTKVLNLNVPMCMGYRHHSTCRSEENSGIGVRGASDNIPDSDSNSGNSNHAHANVGVKLFNLRSLFSKKSVVASH is encoded by the coding sequence ATGGACACCAATGGAAGAAGCAGAAGCAGAAGCAGCCCTTGTGCCTCACCAGAATTCGAGTTCTGGATGGTTCGAAACCCCTCTTTCCCACAACCTAACATTCTCTCCGCAGATCAACTCTTCGTCAACGGGGTCCTCCTTCCTCTCCACCTCCTAAACAAGCCCCACCCGCCACACCACCCGCCCGACCCGGAACCGCAACCGCAATCGGAACCTTCCCCGGCTATAACCGACTCCACTTCCGCCGCCACCCCCTCCAAGCGCTGGAAAgatattttcaaaaagaaaaacgCAGAAAGCAGCAACGACGccaagaagaaagagaaaaaaaacggCCTCGCCTCTTCGGCGGagctcaacatcaacatatggCCATTCTCCCGGAGCAGGTCCGCGGGCAACGCGGGCACCCGACCCAAATTATTCGCCCCGGCAGCCCGTAAAGCGAACAGCGCGCCGTGCTCTCGGAGCAATTCGTCGGGAGAATCCAAGTCAAAGAAGTGGCCCACCAGTCCTGGCCGAGCCGGAGTCCATCTAGGAAGGAGCAGCCCAGTCTGGCAGGTCCGCCGTGGGAAGAACCCAGAACCCCCACCTCTCCATCACGACAACAAACCGAAAAGTCGCCGGAGCAAACTCGGCGGCGGGTCGAGCAACCCGAAAACAAAggttttgaatttgaatgtcCCAATGTGCATGGGTTACAGACATCACTCAACGTGCAGAAGTGAAGAGAACAGTGGCATTGGTGTCAGAGGCGCTTCGGATAACATCCCTGACAGTGACAGTAACAGTGGTAACAGTAACCATGCTCATGCCAATGTTGGGGTTAAGCTTTTTAACCTGCGCAGCCTCTTCAGCAAGAAAAGCGTGGTAGCCTCTCACTAG